From the Ensifer adhaerens genome, the window AGCGCAACGCCAACGCTGAGGTCCAAGCGATCCTTGCGCGCGGCCGAAAAGGCCGTCGCCATCTCGGCCGCGGCACCGGCCAGAGCCACCACGATGAAACCGACGAAGGCCGGTGTCATGCCCAGTTCCTGGGCGGCCACCTGCACCGATCCGACGAAGACCTCGCTGACCAGCGCCACCAGCACCGTAACTGCCAAAAGCACGACGATGCCCGTCGCCAGCGGCCAATGCACCTCTTCCTCGCCATGCCCGCCACCGGCCGAGGCGAAGAGCTCGCGGTGGGTCTTCAGCGAAAACAGCATCCAGAGCGCGTAAACGACGATCAGCACGACGGAGAGGCCGGCGCTGAGCTGTTGGGTGAAGGCCGTCTGCGGCTGGCTGTCGGCGCTGCCGATCAGCGATGGCACCAGCACGGCGACCGTCGCCAGAAACAGGAGGCTCGCCTGGAAGCGTGCATTCACCCGGTTGAATTCCTGCAGGTGATGGCGCAGGCCGCCGAAGAGGAATGAGCCGCCGAGCATGAACAGCGTGTTGGTGACGATCGCGCCGGCGATCGATGCCTTGACCAGCAGATATTGGCCGGCCTGGAGCGCCATCAGCGCGATGACGAGTTCCGTCAGGTTGCCGAGCGTCGCGTTGAGAAGTGCGCCGATCGTGTCGCCGGTCCGCGCCGCAACCGCCTCCGTCGCCTGGCTGAGCAGGGCCGCGAGCGGCACGATGGCGGCGACCGAGAGCAGGAAGAGCAACGTGTGCGCCCCCGGCCAGATATGCTCTCCGGCGATGACGACGGGTACGAAGACGAGCAGCCAGAGAATGGGTGTCCGGCGAACATAATCAAATGCACTGCCCAAGGCCGCCTCCCCAGCTCCAACCGGCAAGCATCCGTGATCGGTCGCGCCCGGCCGGATTCGGTTGGCTATGCCCCATGATTATGCCGCTTCGGGCAAAGGCGCATTGACTTTTGTCAAGTCAACGCAGCCGACGTGCAAATCTGGCGCAAGGCACGGACCGCGTGTCCCAGCCCTCGCCTATTCGTCCACCAGCCGTGCCACGAGATCGCTAAGCAGACGCTCGAGGTCCTCGTCCTTGTCCCGGCTCAGCGCCTCGAACCCGACCACCTGGCGCGGAAAAGGCCCGAAACGTCCTGGGTTTCTCGCCGCGCACGGCCAGCGCCACGATCGTCGACTGCGCGGCAAGCCTGATCCGGGCCGGCAGCAACAGCAATGGCGCGTAACTAGAGCGGCAACTCCGTCGAAAGCTTCACCTTCTGCATCGGCACATCCGTCTTGACGCTCTGTACCCCCTTGATCCGGGTCAGGTGCTCGATCTGAAAGCGCCGGTAATCATCGAGATCGCGGGCGACGATGCGCAGCAGGAAGTCGCACTCCCCGGCCATCAGGTGACATTCGACGATCTCCGGCAGCCGCTTCACCGCCTCGTTGAAATCGTCGACCGACTTGGCGTCCTGCCCCTTCAGCCATACCCGGGCAAAGACCGTGAGGCCCATGCCCACCTTGGAAGCGTCGAGCAGCGCGACGTAACGGCTGATCACCCCGGCGTCTTCCAGGAGCTTGACGCGCCTGAGGCAGGGCGAAGGCGAAAGCCCCACTTCCTTGGCAAGCTCCACGTTCTGCAGGCGGCCGTTTCGTTGCAGGGCGGCAAGAATGCGCCGATCGATTGCATCCAATTCGATTGGCATCGCGCGCCTCTTATCTTTCTATTTTGACATTCTGATGCCAAATTTTCGCAACTTGGAAGCATAAAAGCAACCCAATTGCGCGGCCGCTTGACTAGTCTCCGCCGGCATAAGGAGACACCATGAGCAGCATAGAATTGGATAGCCTCGGCGAGGTCGCAAAGCCGGTCGGGGTCAGCGAGTTTCTCCGGGGGCTGACCGCAGCCGTACCGGTCCAGATCGGTTTTGTTCCCTTCGCGCTGGTGCTCGGGGCACAGGCTCAGCAGAAGGGCCTCAGCCACGCGGAGGTTCCGCTGATGACCGGCCTCAATTTCGGCGGCGGCTCGGAATTCGCGGCCATCGATCTCTGGACCTCGCCGCCACATATCGCGCTGATCGTCGCCATCACCTTTCTGATCAACAGCCGGCACCTGCTGATGGGCGCGGCGCTCGCGCCCTTTCTCGGCGCCTTGCCGAAGCGGAAGGTTCTGCCGGCGCTGTTCTTCATGTGCGATGAAAGCTGGGCCATGACCCTTGCCGACGCCCGCGCCCGGTCCTGCTTCAGCATGCCCTATTTCCTCGGCGCGGGTATTGCGCTCTGGGCCTGCTGGATGACCTTCACCGCCGTCGGCGCGGCGATCGGCCCGATGATCGGTAATGTCGAGGCCTATGGCTTCGACATGGCCTTTCCTTCCGTCTTCCTCGTGCTGCTGAAGGGCATGTGGACCGGGCTTCGCGCAGCCCGCCCCTGGCTCGTCAGTCTCGTGACCGCGGCCCTCGTCTACCTGCTTGTCCCCGGCGCCTGGTATGTGGCCGCCGGTGCGCTCTCCGGCCTCGTCTCCAGCTATCTCCTTGCGAAGCAGCCATGATCGACACAGTCACCCTCCTCACCATCCTGCTGATGGCATCCGTCACCTACACGACCCGCGCGCTCGGCTATCTGGCGTTCCGCGGCCGCACGCTCGGCTATCGTGCAACCGCCGTGATGGAGGCGGCCCCGGGCTGCGTGCTGATTTCCGTCATCGCCCCGGACTTCGTCTCCGACAAGCCCGCCAGCCTGATCGCGCTGGTCATCACACTTGTCGCCGCCACCCGGTTCTCGCTGCTCCCAACCGTGCTGATCGGCATCGCTTCGGCCGGCTTCCTCCGCCATTTTCTCGGCTGAGCGACAGGCAAATCCGTGAAACCACTTGTTAAATCCCCCCGGCTAACATGAGCGGGCCGTGAAGCCGGGGTTTTTTGCGTTGCTGAACAATGATCTCCATTCTTCCATCCGCGCAGGAGAGCAGGATCGCCGTGACGGGCTGAAACCTGGAAACCGCTTTCTGGGGCGCGTCGTTGCCTGCAACGGCGCCCGTGCCACGATTGCCGCCGTCTCCGAAGGCGGCGAGACGTCCCTGGCCGAACTCTGGTCCGTCGGAAGGCTCATCTCCATCTCCGTCGGTAGAAACCGCGTCGTGGCGCT encodes:
- a CDS encoding Lrp/AsnC family transcriptional regulator; amino-acid sequence: MPIELDAIDRRILAALQRNGRLQNVELAKEVGLSPSPCLRRVKLLEDAGVISRYVALLDASKVGMGLTVFARVWLKGQDAKSVDDFNEAVKRLPEIVECHLMAGECDFLLRIVARDLDDYRRFQIEHLTRIKGVQSVKTDVPMQKVKLSTELPL
- the cax gene encoding calcium/proton exchanger; the protein is MGSAFDYVRRTPILWLLVFVPVVIAGEHIWPGAHTLLFLLSVAAIVPLAALLSQATEAVAARTGDTIGALLNATLGNLTELVIALMALQAGQYLLVKASIAGAIVTNTLFMLGGSFLFGGLRHHLQEFNRVNARFQASLLFLATVAVLVPSLIGSADSQPQTAFTQQLSAGLSVVLIVVYALWMLFSLKTHRELFASAGGGHGEEEVHWPLATGIVVLLAVTVLVALVSEVFVGSVQVAAQELGMTPAFVGFIVVALAGAAAEMATAFSAARKDRLDLSVGVALGSAAQISLFVAPLLVLLSYVIGPQPMDLQFWPGAVVMMLIATMAATLLSNGGRSAWYMGVLALTVYVIFGMTLFLLPPVQP
- a CDS encoding AzlC family ABC transporter permease, coding for MSSIELDSLGEVAKPVGVSEFLRGLTAAVPVQIGFVPFALVLGAQAQQKGLSHAEVPLMTGLNFGGGSEFAAIDLWTSPPHIALIVAITFLINSRHLLMGAALAPFLGALPKRKVLPALFFMCDESWAMTLADARARSCFSMPYFLGAGIALWACWMTFTAVGAAIGPMIGNVEAYGFDMAFPSVFLVLLKGMWTGLRAARPWLVSLVTAALVYLLVPGAWYVAAGALSGLVSSYLLAKQP
- a CDS encoding AzlD family protein, producing the protein MIDTVTLLTILLMASVTYTTRALGYLAFRGRTLGYRATAVMEAAPGCVLISVIAPDFVSDKPASLIALVITLVAATRFSLLPTVLIGIASAGFLRHFLG